A part of Mycolicibacterium sp. TUM20985 genomic DNA contains:
- a CDS encoding fasciclin domain-containing protein — MILNKTKKAVTGASIAAMAVAGLLASTGTAQADPAAGLVGPACSAYAEQVPTGPGSVQGMSVAPVATAASSNPLLTTLTAAVSGKLNPQVNLVDTLNGGEFTVFAPTDDAFKKIDPATIETLKTDAPLLTSILTYHVVPGRVSPADLNGVHKTVQGADLNVTGMGNELKVNDSSVVCGNVQTANATVYLIDTVLMPPAPPAM; from the coding sequence ATGATTCTGAACAAGACCAAGAAGGCCGTCACCGGCGCCTCGATCGCCGCGATGGCGGTCGCCGGACTGCTCGCCTCGACCGGAACCGCGCAGGCGGATCCCGCTGCGGGTCTCGTCGGCCCCGCCTGCTCCGCGTACGCGGAGCAGGTACCCACCGGACCGGGTTCGGTCCAGGGCATGTCCGTGGCGCCGGTCGCCACGGCCGCGTCCAGCAACCCGCTGCTGACCACCCTCACCGCTGCGGTGTCGGGGAAGCTCAATCCTCAGGTGAACCTCGTGGACACCCTCAACGGTGGCGAGTTCACGGTCTTCGCGCCGACCGATGATGCCTTCAAGAAGATCGACCCGGCGACCATCGAGACGCTCAAGACCGACGCCCCGCTGCTGACCAGCATCCTGACCTACCACGTCGTCCCGGGCCGGGTCAGCCCCGCGGATCTGAACGGAGTGCACAAGACGGTCCAGGGTGCCGACCTGAACGTCACGGGCATGGGTAACGAGCTCAAGGTGAACGATTCGTCCGTCGTCTGCGGAAACGTGCAGACCGCCAACGCGACCGTCTACCTGATCGACACCGTGCTGATGCCGCCTGCTCCTCCCGCGATGTAA
- the sigI gene encoding RNA polymerase sigma factor SigI has translation MTITAAWRDHRPYLVNLAYQMVGDVGEAEDIAQEAFLRLSRTVLDDIDDLRGWLTVVAGRLCLDHLKSARVRLETKLAPEQESALVDVRIDTDPADRVTLDDEVGIALFEVLSQLSPGERVAFVLHDVFAVPFDEIAETVGRPAGTCRQLARRARAKFSANAPGHVEVAGAEHLRVTEAFISACAKGDISALTGLLDPDVWGSATVLAHPAPPPRVNRGPDDVAVNLVRYLGTGATVVSGPPGQPVLLAFARGRLFAVIVLTIHDGLVVKIVATADPSARRS, from the coding sequence ATGACGATCACTGCCGCATGGCGCGACCACCGGCCCTACCTGGTCAACCTGGCCTATCAAATGGTTGGCGACGTCGGGGAGGCCGAGGACATCGCGCAGGAGGCATTCCTGCGGCTGTCCCGCACCGTCCTCGACGACATCGATGACCTGCGCGGCTGGCTGACCGTGGTGGCGGGGCGGTTGTGCCTGGATCACCTCAAGTCGGCGCGCGTGCGACTCGAGACGAAGCTTGCGCCCGAGCAGGAATCCGCCCTCGTCGACGTTCGGATCGACACCGACCCCGCCGACCGCGTGACCCTCGACGACGAGGTCGGCATCGCGTTGTTCGAGGTGTTGTCTCAGCTGAGCCCGGGGGAGCGCGTCGCCTTCGTGCTACACGACGTGTTCGCCGTGCCCTTCGACGAGATCGCCGAGACGGTCGGCAGACCGGCTGGGACGTGCCGCCAGCTAGCGCGACGGGCGCGCGCCAAGTTCTCCGCCAACGCGCCCGGCCACGTCGAGGTCGCCGGCGCCGAGCACCTTCGCGTCACCGAGGCGTTCATCTCTGCGTGCGCCAAAGGTGACATATCGGCTTTGACAGGTCTTTTGGATCCCGATGTGTGGGGCAGCGCCACGGTGCTCGCGCATCCCGCGCCACCGCCCCGGGTCAATCGTGGGCCTGACGACGTCGCCGTCAACCTCGTGCGCTACCTCGGGACGGGGGCGACGGTCGTCTCCGGGCCGCCCGGCCAGCCGGTGCTGCTGGCGTTCGCCCGAGGTCGGTTGTTCGCAGTGATCGTCTTGACGATCCACGATGGCCTGGTGGTGAAGATCGTGGCCACGGCGGACCCGTCGGCCCGTCGGTCCTAA
- a CDS encoding NAD(P)H-binding protein → MAPLNTVVVTGATGNVGGPLVVELADAGIDVRAVTRQRVVEFPPGVTAFESALDALPGADAVFLNSRALGCDLQATMAAAREVGVRRLVALSAINVDDDFSRQPSRFRGDRNRECERLAVDSGLEWVSLRPSVFASNFAGMWAPQIRRGDVVGGPYASASSAPIADADVSAVAARALLTDDLVGGRLALTGPQSLTYSELVGVMGTILGRGLTYLEVPEDAVRQHFSSIGFAADFTDAYLALLAETVDRTAVVTRDVEEILGRPARTFAQWVSEHRDRFTE, encoded by the coding sequence ATGGCCCCACTCAACACCGTCGTCGTCACCGGAGCGACCGGCAACGTCGGCGGACCGCTGGTCGTCGAACTCGCCGACGCCGGCATCGACGTCCGCGCGGTCACCCGTCAGCGCGTCGTCGAGTTTCCGCCTGGCGTCACTGCATTCGAGTCGGCGTTGGACGCCCTGCCCGGGGCGGACGCCGTCTTCCTCAACTCCAGAGCGCTCGGCTGCGACCTGCAGGCGACGATGGCCGCCGCCCGCGAGGTGGGTGTGCGGCGCCTGGTCGCCCTGTCGGCGATCAACGTCGACGACGACTTCTCTCGGCAGCCGTCACGTTTCCGTGGCGACCGCAACAGGGAATGTGAACGGCTGGCCGTCGATTCGGGTCTGGAATGGGTGAGTTTGCGGCCCAGTGTCTTTGCGTCGAATTTCGCAGGCATGTGGGCACCTCAGATCCGCCGTGGCGACGTGGTGGGCGGTCCGTACGCGTCCGCGTCGAGTGCGCCGATCGCCGACGCCGACGTCTCGGCCGTCGCCGCACGGGCCCTGCTCACCGACGATCTGGTGGGTGGGCGGCTGGCACTGACCGGACCGCAGTCGCTCACCTATTCCGAGCTCGTCGGCGTCATGGGCACGATCCTCGGTCGTGGACTCACCTACCTCGAGGTTCCGGAAGACGCTGTTCGACAGCACTTCTCGAGCATCGGTTTCGCGGCCGACTTCACCGACGCGTACTTGGCCCTCCTGGCGGAGACCGTGGATCGAACTGCAGTGGTGACCCGCGACGTCGAGGAGATCCTCGGACGCCCGGCCCGCACCTTCGCGCAATGGGTGTCCGAGCACCGCGACCGCTTCACCGAATGA
- a CDS encoding nitroreductase family deazaflavin-dependent oxidoreductase translates to MSNIRPPGWLKPMNRIVVAAQRLGIPAGPSMVLTVPGRKSGQPRSTPMTPFDLDGGLYTVAGYPGADWAANARAAGVGTLARGRRTRTVRIVELSPAESKPVLRAFAVKVPVGVGFAKRSGLVTHGTPDEFESLAGQLAVFRFDPA, encoded by the coding sequence ATGTCGAATATCCGTCCACCGGGGTGGCTCAAGCCCATGAACAGGATCGTGGTCGCCGCGCAGAGACTCGGCATACCCGCGGGGCCGTCGATGGTGTTGACCGTTCCCGGTCGCAAGTCTGGCCAACCTCGCAGCACACCCATGACGCCGTTCGACCTCGACGGTGGGCTCTACACCGTCGCGGGCTATCCGGGCGCGGACTGGGCGGCCAATGCACGCGCCGCCGGGGTGGGGACGCTCGCACGCGGTCGTCGGACCCGAACCGTCAGGATCGTCGAACTATCCCCCGCCGAGTCGAAGCCCGTACTCCGCGCGTTCGCCGTCAAGGTTCCCGTCGGCGTCGGCTTCGCCAAGCGCAGTGGACTGGTCACCCACGGCACACCCGACGAATTCGAGTCACTCGCCGGGCAATTGGCGGTATTCCGCTTCGACCCGGCATAG
- a CDS encoding HNH endonuclease signature motif containing protein — protein MSTDRVLAVVAALRAVHDELDALDFDALSARETVTLLDALEESECRTAAHRHRALAQLQQQSTPTEMGAKSWRDVLAIRWRLSGSEAGRRLTHAAQLGPRRSITGEPLAPTLDAVAVAQRMGFLTHEHVDILCKGMAKIPGWVQPSEREQIEVDWVRHGVGDGPKALQDQINQTLFLLDQDGQPPNDEERQRRRGARLGPQRHDTMTEFTATMTPAHRAVWEVLFAKFAAPGMCNPADEQPCFSGIPSQAQIDADDRTLAQRQHDAMEFIARHALSKGELGHLNGVPTAILIRTTLADLMSMTGTATTGGGTFMPVTDVVQMAAEHNATNYLGVFDDATGQVLDFFRARRTASVAQRLAIILRDGGCTKPSCPVPAYGTQVHHTVADWNDGGNTNVNEMSLACGPDNRMVGPDGWTTLMNEHHDTEWHPPPQLDTGQNRVNHYHHPERFRTPADDAWTPKAANDAAAQRGEPPVGPDPPVAA, from the coding sequence ATGTCCACGGACCGCGTGCTCGCCGTCGTGGCGGCGCTGCGCGCGGTCCACGATGAACTCGACGCACTCGACTTCGATGCGTTGAGTGCGCGCGAGACGGTGACGCTGCTCGACGCCCTGGAGGAATCCGAGTGCCGCACCGCGGCGCATCGCCACCGGGCGCTGGCCCAGCTGCAGCAGCAGAGCACGCCCACGGAGATGGGCGCGAAGTCCTGGCGCGACGTGCTGGCGATCCGGTGGCGCCTGTCGGGCAGCGAAGCCGGGCGGCGTCTCACCCACGCCGCCCAACTCGGCCCCCGCCGCTCGATCACCGGTGAACCTCTGGCGCCGACCCTCGACGCGGTCGCGGTGGCCCAACGGATGGGGTTCTTGACCCACGAGCACGTGGACATCCTCTGCAAGGGCATGGCCAAGATCCCGGGCTGGGTGCAGCCGTCGGAACGCGAGCAGATCGAGGTGGACTGGGTACGCCACGGCGTCGGGGACGGACCCAAGGCCCTGCAGGATCAGATCAACCAAACCTTGTTCCTCTTGGATCAGGATGGTCAGCCCCCCAATGACGAGGAACGCCAACGCCGACGCGGCGCCCGCCTCGGGCCCCAACGCCACGACACCATGACCGAGTTCACCGCGACGATGACCCCGGCTCACCGCGCGGTGTGGGAAGTGCTGTTCGCCAAATTCGCCGCCCCCGGCATGTGCAACCCCGCCGACGAACAGCCCTGCTTCTCGGGAATCCCCAGCCAAGCCCAGATCGACGCCGATGACCGCACCCTGGCCCAACGCCAGCACGACGCGATGGAGTTCATCGCCCGGCACGCCCTGAGCAAGGGGGAACTGGGCCACCTCAACGGGGTGCCGACCGCCATCCTGATCCGCACCACCTTGGCCGATCTGATGTCGATGACCGGCACCGCCACCACCGGCGGCGGCACGTTCATGCCCGTCACCGACGTCGTGCAGATGGCCGCCGAACACAATGCGACCAACTACCTGGGGGTGTTCGACGACGCCACCGGCCAGGTGCTGGACTTCTTCAGGGCACGCCGCACCGCCTCCGTGGCGCAAAGGCTGGCGATCATCCTGCGAGACGGCGGCTGCACCAAGCCCAGCTGCCCCGTCCCCGCCTACGGCACCCAGGTACACCACACCGTCGCCGACTGGAACGACGGCGGCAACACCAACGTCAACGAGATGAGCCTGGCCTGTGGACCCGACAACCGGATGGTCGGCCCAGACGGCTGGACGACACTCATGAACGAACACCACGACACCGAATGGCATCCGCCGCCGCAGTTGGACACCGGACAAAACCGGGTCAACCACTACCACCACCCCGAACGATTCCGCACACCCGCCGACGACGCCTGGACTCCCAAGGCCGCCAACGATGCAGCGGCCCAACGGGGCGAGCCACCCGTCGGACCGGATCCGCCAGTCGCCGCCTGA
- a CDS encoding Rv3717 family N-acetylmuramoyl-L-alanine amidase: MRALALLMASVVVATSFWSSPAAHAADLAGKMIVLDPGHGAAADGPLSRQVPNGRGGIKDCQTTGTATEAGFPEHTFDWEVARLVQSALEGMGATTVLSRIDDSGAAPCVDARAAAANARHPDAIVSLHADGGPASGHGFHVNYSSPPLFPSQGEPSIRLATDMRDALSASGLSESTYLGSRGLLGRADLAGLNLAEYPAVLVELGNMRNADDAARMTSESGRAAYANAVVAGIAAFLGG; the protein is encoded by the coding sequence ATGCGAGCACTGGCACTGCTGATGGCCTCCGTCGTCGTGGCGACGTCGTTCTGGTCCTCGCCGGCCGCCCACGCCGCGGACCTCGCGGGCAAGATGATCGTGCTGGATCCCGGACACGGCGCCGCGGCCGACGGTCCGCTGAGCCGCCAGGTGCCCAATGGCCGCGGGGGAATTAAGGACTGCCAGACCACCGGGACTGCGACCGAGGCCGGGTTCCCGGAGCACACGTTCGACTGGGAGGTCGCCCGGCTCGTGCAGAGCGCTCTGGAGGGGATGGGCGCGACCACGGTCTTGTCGCGGATCGACGACAGTGGCGCGGCGCCCTGTGTCGACGCGCGGGCCGCGGCCGCGAATGCGCGACACCCGGACGCGATCGTCAGCTTGCACGCCGACGGCGGGCCGGCGTCCGGGCACGGCTTTCACGTGAACTACTCGAGCCCGCCGCTGTTTCCGTCGCAGGGCGAGCCGTCGATCCGGCTCGCAACGGACATGCGCGATGCGCTGTCGGCGTCGGGGCTGAGCGAATCGACCTACCTGGGCTCACGGGGACTGCTCGGACGCGCTGACCTCGCGGGGCTGAACCTCGCCGAATATCCCGCGGTGCTCGTCGAACTCGGGAACATGCGGAATGCCGACGATGCGGCTCGGATGACCAGTGAGTCGGGTCGCGCGGCCTACGCGAACGCCGTTGTCGCGGGGATCGCGGCGTTCCTCGGCGGCTGA
- the puuE gene encoding allantoinase PuuE, protein MTPPIDDYPRDMVGYGQHPPDPRWPGGANIALQFVLNYEEGGEDNVLHGDESSETFLSEVVGAQPFPNRHMSIESLYEYGSRAGLWRVLRLFDQRGLPLTIFGVATALARNPEAVAAFAARGDEIACHGLKWRSYQLVDAQTERTDMADAVRLITELTGEAPLGWYTGRDSPQTRELVVEHGGFLYDADSYADDLPYWTRVSGQDHLVVPYTLDTNDMKFVSTSGFPSGDEFFTYLRDAFDVLYAEGAAGAPKMLSIGLHCRLVGRPARTAALTRFLDHVQSHDAVWIARRVDIARHWVQNFPPGG, encoded by the coding sequence ATGACGCCGCCCATCGACGACTACCCGCGCGACATGGTGGGGTACGGCCAGCATCCGCCCGATCCGCGGTGGCCCGGCGGCGCGAACATCGCGCTGCAGTTCGTGCTCAACTACGAGGAGGGTGGGGAGGACAACGTCCTGCACGGTGACGAGTCCTCGGAGACGTTTTTGTCCGAAGTAGTTGGCGCGCAACCCTTTCCGAATCGGCACATGAGCATCGAGTCGCTCTACGAGTATGGCTCGCGCGCAGGGCTGTGGCGGGTGCTGCGGTTGTTCGACCAGCGCGGGCTCCCGCTGACCATCTTCGGCGTCGCCACGGCGCTGGCACGCAACCCGGAGGCCGTCGCCGCCTTCGCGGCGCGCGGCGACGAGATCGCCTGTCACGGCTTGAAGTGGCGCAGCTATCAGCTGGTCGACGCGCAGACCGAACGCACCGACATGGCGGACGCAGTTCGCCTCATCACCGAACTGACGGGTGAAGCACCGCTGGGCTGGTACACGGGCCGGGACTCGCCCCAAACCCGCGAACTCGTCGTCGAGCATGGCGGCTTCCTCTACGACGCCGACTCCTACGCCGACGACCTGCCGTACTGGACCCGGGTGTCGGGACAGGACCACCTGGTCGTGCCCTACACGTTGGACACCAACGACATGAAGTTCGTGTCCACCAGCGGCTTTCCCAGCGGCGACGAGTTCTTCACCTATTTGCGTGACGCGTTCGACGTGTTGTACGCCGAAGGCGCCGCGGGCGCGCCGAAGATGCTGTCCATCGGACTGCACTGCCGGCTCGTCGGCCGCCCGGCGCGGACCGCCGCGCTGACGAGGTTTCTCGATCACGTGCAGTCGCACGACGCGGTCTGGATCGCGCGCAGAGTCGACATCGCCAGGCACTGGGTGCAGAACTTCCCGCCGGGAGGCTGA
- a CDS encoding cryptochrome/photolyase family protein gives MPTLLWFRRDLRLHDLPALLDAAKDDQEVLACYVLDPRLRATSGPRRLQYLYDALRELRDGLDGRLLVVDGRPETEIPALATKVGATSVHVSGDYLTFGMRRDKAVRDALGDVPMEDSGSPYLVSPGRVTKGDGTPYKVFTPYFTAWKEHGWRGPALTTAKSARWIDPADVGGGVDIPPGDAELDHPAGEAAAKTGWKKFLDSAVADYADDRNRPDHDGTSRMSAHLKFGTIHPRTMAADLGTGQGPQAYLRELAFRDFYASVVYAWPDSTWWNWNKNFDRIEVDEDADATKRFEAWKAGKTGFPIVDAGMRQLADTGFMHNRVRMITASFLVKDLHLPWQWGARWFLEQLTDGDMASNQHGWQWAAGSGTDASPYFRVFNPTTQGNKFDPDGAYVERWVPESRGDDYPEPMVDHAAERLEALRRYEAVR, from the coding sequence ATGCCAACGTTGCTGTGGTTCCGCCGCGACCTTCGCCTCCACGATCTGCCCGCATTGCTGGATGCCGCCAAGGACGATCAGGAAGTGCTCGCCTGCTACGTGCTCGATCCGCGGCTCAGGGCGACGTCTGGCCCACGGCGGCTGCAGTACCTCTACGACGCCCTGCGCGAACTACGCGACGGGCTCGACGGCCGACTGCTGGTCGTCGACGGTCGCCCGGAGACCGAGATCCCGGCTCTGGCCACCAAGGTCGGCGCCACGTCCGTCCACGTCTCGGGTGACTACCTGACGTTCGGGATGCGCAGGGACAAGGCGGTTCGCGACGCACTCGGCGACGTACCAATGGAGGATTCGGGTTCGCCGTACCTCGTCTCGCCCGGCCGGGTCACCAAGGGCGACGGCACGCCGTACAAGGTCTTCACCCCGTACTTCACGGCGTGGAAGGAGCACGGCTGGCGCGGCCCCGCGCTGACGACTGCGAAGTCGGCCCGCTGGATCGACCCAGCCGACGTCGGCGGTGGCGTCGACATTCCGCCCGGTGACGCCGAGCTGGACCATCCGGCCGGCGAGGCCGCGGCGAAAACGGGGTGGAAGAAGTTCCTCGATTCCGCGGTCGCCGACTACGCCGACGATCGGAACCGGCCCGATCACGACGGCACCAGCCGCATGTCGGCACACCTCAAGTTCGGCACCATCCACCCGCGCACGATGGCGGCCGACCTCGGTACGGGCCAGGGGCCGCAGGCCTACCTCCGCGAGCTCGCGTTCCGCGATTTCTACGCCAGCGTCGTGTACGCCTGGCCCGACAGCACCTGGTGGAACTGGAACAAGAACTTCGACCGGATCGAGGTCGACGAGGACGCCGACGCCACCAAGCGGTTCGAGGCGTGGAAGGCCGGCAAGACGGGCTTTCCCATCGTCGACGCCGGAATGCGCCAGCTCGCCGACACCGGTTTCATGCACAACCGGGTTCGGATGATCACTGCGTCATTCCTCGTGAAGGATCTGCATCTGCCGTGGCAGTGGGGTGCGCGGTGGTTCCTCGAGCAGCTCACCGACGGCGACATGGCCAGCAATCAGCACGGCTGGCAGTGGGCGGCGGGCAGCGGCACCGATGCTTCGCCCTATTTCCGGGTGTTCAACCCGACGACCCAGGGCAACAAGTTCGATCCCGACGGCGCCTACGTCGAGCGGTGGGTGCCCGAGTCACGTGGGGACGACTATCCCGAACCGATGGTCGACCATGCCGCCGAGCGCCTCGAAGCGCTACGGCGCTACGAGGCCGTCCGCTGA
- a CDS encoding DUF2631 domain-containing protein has product MASTEVERHTGVDVEDVPSANWGWSKQNHRAIQIGGILAGFFMLAMLRGNHVGHVEDIFLVGFALVIWGIVFRDWWLRRRGWNR; this is encoded by the coding sequence GTGGCGAGCACCGAGGTCGAACGACACACCGGCGTAGACGTCGAGGACGTGCCGTCGGCGAACTGGGGTTGGTCGAAGCAGAATCACCGCGCCATCCAGATCGGCGGCATTCTCGCCGGGTTCTTCATGCTCGCAATGCTGCGCGGCAACCACGTCGGTCACGTCGAGGACATCTTCCTCGTCGGCTTCGCCCTGGTCATCTGGGGAATCGTGTTCCGCGACTGGTGGCTCCGCCGCCGCGGCTGGAACCGCTAG